A window of Pirellula sp. SH-Sr6A contains these coding sequences:
- a CDS encoding citrate synthase, with product MSATTGPKIDSSKARLIVGDKELEMPVLVGTENDRAIDISKLLKETGHITIDEGYANTGSAASAITFLDGETGVLRHRGYPIEQLAEHCSFLETSYLLIYGELPTREQLEQFADSIEKHTMLHEDMRSFYNGFPRDAHPMAILSSVVGALSTFYQDSLDPHDPEQVEVSIHRLIAKLPTIAAYSYKKSFGQPFIYPDNSLDYCENFLSMMFALPSEKYQPDPDFVRALNLLFIVHADHEQNCSTSTVRLVGSSNANLFASISAGICALWGPLHGGANEACVNMLKRIADDGGNVKKYVDMAKDKASNFRLMGFGHRVYKNYDPRAKIIKAACDVLLKKLNLNDPLFEVAQELEEVALKDPYFVERKLYPNVDFYSGVIYRAMGIPVQMFTVLFAIGRLPGWIAHWVEMHHSSGTRIGRPRQVYTGYTKRDVIPIENR from the coding sequence ATGAGCGCAACCACCGGACCGAAAATTGATAGTTCCAAAGCTCGCCTCATCGTTGGTGACAAGGAACTGGAGATGCCCGTATTGGTGGGGACGGAGAACGATCGAGCGATCGACATTTCGAAGCTCTTGAAGGAAACCGGCCATATCACGATCGACGAAGGGTATGCGAACACGGGTTCGGCGGCGAGTGCGATAACCTTTCTGGATGGGGAAACGGGCGTTTTGCGGCACCGCGGCTATCCGATCGAACAACTGGCTGAGCATTGTAGTTTTCTCGAGACCAGCTACTTGCTCATTTATGGGGAACTTCCAACGCGTGAGCAGCTCGAGCAGTTTGCCGATTCCATCGAAAAGCACACGATGCTTCACGAGGATATGCGATCGTTTTACAACGGTTTTCCTCGCGACGCGCACCCCATGGCGATTCTTTCCAGCGTTGTTGGTGCCCTGTCCACGTTTTATCAGGACTCGCTCGATCCGCACGATCCCGAGCAAGTCGAAGTTTCGATCCATCGTTTGATTGCCAAGTTGCCCACGATTGCGGCATACAGTTACAAGAAGTCGTTCGGTCAGCCATTCATTTATCCCGACAACAGTCTGGATTATTGCGAGAACTTTCTCAGCATGATGTTTGCGTTGCCGAGTGAGAAGTACCAACCGGACCCGGATTTTGTTCGCGCTTTGAATCTTTTGTTTATTGTCCACGCCGACCACGAACAAAATTGCAGCACATCGACCGTACGCTTGGTAGGATCATCGAATGCAAACCTATTTGCCTCAATCTCTGCGGGGATATGTGCGTTGTGGGGGCCTTTGCACGGCGGAGCCAACGAGGCTTGCGTGAACATGCTCAAACGCATCGCAGACGATGGCGGCAACGTCAAGAAGTATGTCGACATGGCGAAGGACAAAGCCAGCAACTTCCGTTTGATGGGCTTCGGCCACCGCGTGTACAAGAACTACGACCCACGTGCGAAGATCATCAAGGCTGCTTGCGATGTTCTACTCAAGAAGCTGAACCTCAACGATCCACTCTTCGAAGTCGCACAAGAACTGGAAGAAGTTGCATTGAAGGATCCGTATTTTGTCGAACGCAAACTTTATCCGAACGTCGACTTCTACTCGGGTGTGATCTATCGGGCGATGGGGATCCCTGTCCAGATGTTCACTGTGTTGTTCGCCATCGGGCGGTTACCCGGCTGGATAGCCCACTGGGTTGAGATGCATCACTCCAGTGGAACACGCATTGGACGCCCCCGACAAGTCTACACCGGTTATACCAAACGCGACGTCATCCCCATCGAGAATCGTTAA
- a CDS encoding DegT/DnrJ/EryC1/StrS family aminotransferase: MSKAAGKQASVPLLDVNRGNRELHEEIMEAIESVVLSGRFLHGPDVGELECAIAGTCQTKHAIGVASGSDALLLALMALDLQPGDEVIVPSFTFFATASAVSRLGGIPVFVDIDPHTFNIDPSLVEANISSRTRAIIPVHLFGQCAAMDRIGAVARSHRIPVIEDAAQAIGASYLGKPAGAWGDMGCLSFYPTKNLGGMGDGGMMVCQDDDLAAKLRLLASHGMSPRYYHKVLGINSRLDTLQAAVLRIKHRKLDEYSRARQKNASRYHEMFQARGLTNWIELPYQAPEAHHVWNQYGVRVRDGLRDSMRKHLGELGIGNEVYYPVPLHQQECFRELGYCDGSLPHTEQAAAEILHLPIYPELTEAEQDSVIMGIEQFYQSASLRRAA, from the coding sequence ATGTCGAAGGCTGCAGGGAAGCAAGCCAGTGTTCCGTTACTGGATGTCAACCGTGGCAACCGGGAGCTTCATGAAGAAATCATGGAAGCGATCGAGTCTGTCGTATTGAGCGGTCGATTCCTGCACGGCCCCGATGTGGGCGAACTGGAGTGTGCCATCGCGGGTACTTGCCAAACTAAACATGCAATTGGGGTGGCTTCAGGGAGCGATGCACTGCTCCTAGCGTTGATGGCTCTCGATCTGCAACCCGGGGATGAAGTAATCGTTCCCAGCTTTACCTTCTTTGCAACAGCCTCGGCGGTATCGCGACTTGGAGGGATCCCCGTCTTTGTCGATATCGATCCCCATACCTTCAACATCGATCCGTCGCTCGTTGAAGCGAATATCTCGTCCCGTACACGAGCTATCATTCCTGTTCATTTGTTCGGGCAGTGCGCCGCCATGGATCGCATCGGTGCAGTCGCTCGTTCTCATCGCATCCCTGTAATCGAAGACGCCGCGCAAGCAATTGGCGCTTCCTATTTGGGTAAACCGGCGGGCGCTTGGGGGGATATGGGGTGTCTCAGCTTCTATCCGACTAAGAATCTTGGCGGTATGGGGGATGGTGGTATGATGGTTTGCCAAGACGACGATCTTGCGGCGAAGTTGCGATTGCTCGCGTCGCATGGTATGTCGCCGCGGTACTACCACAAAGTACTCGGCATCAATAGCAGACTCGATACCCTTCAAGCCGCCGTATTGCGAATCAAACACCGAAAGCTTGACGAATACAGTCGTGCCCGTCAGAAGAATGCCAGCCGATACCACGAAATGTTTCAAGCTCGTGGCCTGACGAATTGGATCGAACTCCCATACCAAGCTCCCGAGGCGCATCATGTATGGAATCAGTATGGGGTTCGGGTTCGGGACGGCCTCCGAGATAGCATGCGCAAGCACTTGGGCGAATTGGGTATCGGAAACGAAGTCTACTACCCGGTTCCTTTGCATCAACAGGAATGTTTCCGCGAACTTGGTTACTGCGACGGCAGTTTGCCCCATACCGAACAAGCGGCAGCGGAGATTCTTCACTTGCCCATCTATCCAGAGTTGACGGAAGCAGAGCAAGATTCCGTTATCATGGGAATTGAACAATTCTACCAATCTGCTTCGCTTCGGCGCGCGGCATAA
- the ftsH gene encoding ATP-dependent zinc metalloprotease FtsH produces MTNKPSEERPTPSPSPAQPRRGQGAWLIGLVLVATLGLMFFFNGLATSRIDYGFFLEQIDAENLQKVTVYDSYVQGTFKTPPEKPVTMDSQGKIKRPVTANGDAERYNKDFEVFIPGDTNTRAQLFEKLYALQAKSRKQTETPDVNDPNTVASQDVIPLEIQVIPGNALNSLLTLISFGVLIATIIVIVLFFRRSREGGMMGGGFLSSFTRSTAKRYEPSDQHITFDDVAGLEGVKADLQEIVEFLKAPEKFQKLGGRVPKGVLLNGPPGTGKTLLARAVAGEAGVSFFSVNGSEFIQMFVGVGASRVRDLFATAKEHSPAIVFIDEIDAVGRQRGAGLGGGHDEREQTLNQILGEMDGFSPNDSVIIMAATNRPDVLDPALLRPGRFDRHITVGRPTLKGREEIFKVHVRDVPLDKDVDLHRLAEATVGLTGADIRNVVNEAALWAARQDKARVSMADFDYARDKVLMGAKREEVMLPSEKEKTAYHEAGHTLAAWFLPGAQRVHKVTVIPRGMSLGSTQILPSEDRMNMSESEIRDQLVVLLAGRAAEKIIYDETSVGAENDLERATSLARRMISHWGMSHKLGPVSYKLSDSDPFLGREIHQQRQFSERTQETIDSEIGDTLRAADRRATDILHQRREELERLKDALIEREELDEKELTELIGPSIHSKETPAVDAISV; encoded by the coding sequence ATGACGAATAAACCTTCCGAGGAACGCCCTACTCCATCCCCTTCGCCAGCCCAGCCACGGCGCGGCCAAGGTGCTTGGCTGATCGGTTTGGTGTTGGTGGCGACGTTGGGATTGATGTTTTTTTTCAACGGGTTGGCAACCTCCCGAATCGATTACGGCTTTTTCTTGGAGCAAATCGATGCCGAGAATCTGCAAAAGGTAACCGTCTACGATTCCTACGTCCAAGGAACGTTCAAGACGCCGCCGGAAAAGCCGGTCACGATGGACAGCCAGGGGAAGATCAAACGCCCCGTCACGGCCAACGGGGATGCAGAGCGATACAACAAAGACTTCGAGGTGTTTATCCCTGGAGATACCAACACCCGCGCTCAATTGTTCGAGAAGCTTTACGCGTTGCAGGCCAAATCTCGCAAACAGACCGAAACCCCGGACGTCAACGATCCCAATACGGTAGCTAGCCAGGATGTGATACCCCTGGAGATCCAAGTCATTCCTGGCAATGCTCTCAATTCGCTGCTGACCCTTATCTCGTTCGGCGTATTGATCGCGACCATTATCGTCATCGTCCTGTTCTTTCGACGCAGTCGCGAAGGAGGCATGATGGGAGGCGGGTTCTTGTCCAGTTTTACGAGATCCACCGCGAAGCGATATGAACCCTCCGATCAGCATATCACCTTTGACGATGTTGCCGGGTTGGAAGGAGTCAAAGCGGACTTGCAGGAGATTGTCGAGTTTCTCAAAGCGCCCGAGAAGTTTCAGAAGTTGGGGGGGCGAGTCCCGAAAGGTGTGCTCCTGAATGGCCCCCCAGGGACCGGAAAGACACTTCTCGCACGGGCTGTCGCCGGCGAAGCAGGCGTGTCATTCTTTTCGGTGAACGGTAGTGAATTCATCCAAATGTTCGTCGGCGTAGGCGCGTCCCGAGTACGTGATTTGTTTGCGACCGCTAAGGAACATTCTCCGGCGATCGTTTTCATCGACGAAATCGATGCGGTCGGGCGTCAGCGCGGAGCAGGTTTGGGAGGTGGTCATGACGAGCGCGAGCAGACACTAAACCAGATCCTTGGCGAAATGGACGGTTTCTCGCCCAATGATTCGGTGATCATCATGGCTGCGACCAATCGCCCGGATGTTCTCGATCCGGCCTTGCTGAGACCCGGGCGTTTCGATCGTCACATCACCGTAGGAAGACCGACGTTGAAGGGGCGAGAAGAGATTTTCAAGGTCCACGTTCGCGACGTGCCGTTGGACAAAGACGTCGATCTACATCGCTTGGCAGAAGCGACCGTTGGATTGACGGGTGCTGATATTCGCAACGTCGTGAACGAAGCAGCGCTGTGGGCAGCGAGGCAGGACAAAGCGCGGGTAAGCATGGCCGATTTTGACTACGCGCGAGACAAGGTGCTTATGGGGGCCAAACGGGAGGAAGTGATGCTCCCGAGTGAGAAGGAAAAGACCGCATATCACGAGGCCGGTCATACGTTGGCGGCATGGTTTCTGCCGGGTGCACAGCGAGTTCACAAAGTGACGGTGATCCCGCGTGGGATGTCGCTCGGGAGCACGCAGATCTTGCCATCGGAAGACCGGATGAACATGTCCGAGAGTGAAATCCGTGATCAGCTCGTCGTCCTGTTGGCCGGACGTGCTGCAGAAAAGATCATTTACGACGAGACATCGGTCGGTGCCGAAAACGACTTGGAACGAGCCACGTCGCTTGCCCGTCGCATGATATCCCATTGGGGAATGAGTCATAAACTCGGCCCGGTGTCTTACAAGCTTTCGGATAGTGATCCATTCTTGGGGCGAGAAATCCATCAGCAGAGGCAGTTCAGCGAGCGAACACAGGAGACAATTGATTCCGAGATCGGAGACACGTTGCGCGCTGCGGATCGACGAGCTACGGACATTCTGCATCAACGACGCGAAGAGCTCGAGCGTTTGAAAGATGCCTTGATCGAGAGAGAGGAGCTCGATGAGAAAGAGCTCACGGAGCTCATCGGACCGAGCATCCATTCGAAAGAAACTCCTGCGGTAGACGCGATAAGCGTTTGA
- the rsgA gene encoding ribosome small subunit-dependent GTPase A: MARKKSNKIRIEFRKKHQSQVRDADLTSQYEANLDEIDTISSERVSGKGELTRHRTVKGSIEDTSRETLGNVELEVDRGTISGLVLRVHGLESIVKGGDGKIYRCSLRRVLKNLATDQRHVLVAGDQVRIQREGGEQAWIVRIEPRRSTLSRTSKQRRHIIASNVDQLLIVTSASQPAIKPNLIDRLLATAEQNHLEACICINKCDLIDVSKLQPLIGCYAQMGYQIALLSAAKGWGISALRTITKDRCSVVVGQSGVGKSSILNAIEPGLKQRVQAVSQENEKGKHTTTTAEVFPLSYGGSLIDTPGVRQFQLWDIVASELTGLFRDIRPFASKCRYPDCSHIHENGCAVKDAVADGRLDARRYDSYCQIIDSPYEGDRDELDGLE; the protein is encoded by the coding sequence ATGGCTCGCAAGAAAAGCAATAAGATACGAATCGAGTTTCGCAAGAAGCACCAATCTCAGGTGCGCGACGCCGATCTTACGAGCCAATACGAAGCAAATCTGGACGAGATCGATACCATTTCGTCCGAGCGCGTAAGCGGAAAAGGAGAGCTGACGCGCCACCGCACGGTGAAAGGAAGCATAGAAGACACATCGCGTGAGACGCTCGGCAATGTGGAGTTAGAGGTAGATCGAGGAACCATCTCAGGGCTTGTGCTGCGAGTCCACGGCTTGGAATCGATCGTGAAAGGTGGGGATGGCAAGATTTACCGATGCTCGCTTCGCCGAGTGTTGAAGAACTTGGCGACGGACCAACGACATGTCCTGGTTGCTGGCGATCAAGTTCGAATTCAGCGAGAGGGGGGCGAGCAAGCCTGGATCGTTCGTATTGAACCCCGTCGAAGCACATTGAGTAGAACGAGCAAGCAGCGAAGGCACATCATCGCTTCCAATGTCGATCAACTGCTCATTGTCACCAGCGCGTCGCAACCAGCCATCAAGCCCAATCTTATCGATCGGCTTCTCGCGACCGCAGAGCAGAACCATCTCGAAGCCTGCATCTGTATCAATAAATGCGATTTGATCGACGTTTCCAAGCTTCAGCCCTTGATCGGATGCTATGCGCAAATGGGCTATCAAATCGCTCTGCTCAGTGCAGCGAAGGGTTGGGGAATCAGTGCCCTGCGAACGATTACCAAGGACCGGTGCAGCGTCGTAGTCGGGCAGAGCGGCGTCGGGAAATCCTCTATCCTCAACGCGATCGAACCCGGACTGAAACAACGCGTACAAGCGGTCAGTCAAGAGAATGAAAAAGGAAAACACACCACCACCACCGCGGAGGTCTTTCCGCTTTCCTATGGCGGGTCACTCATCGATACTCCGGGGGTCCGTCAGTTTCAACTTTGGGACATTGTTGCGAGCGAGTTAACGGGGCTCTTTCGCGACATACGCCCCTTTGCGTCGAAATGTCGTTACCCCGATTGCAGCCATATCCACGAAAATGGTTGCGCCGTGAAAGATGCCGTAGCGGATGGCAGGCTCGATGCGAGACGCTACGACAGTTATTGTCAGATTATCGATTCGCCTTATGAAGGTGATCGAGACGAGTTGGACGGTTTGGAATAG
- a CDS encoding lipase family protein: MNARSFRWSRMQPRKPEASTPAEMVLTLKLDKPISDLTWIQKSLLFAELSRLSYASPEAVAKIAYHAGFDRCDDVEHDGAEGYVLGNRHDCIIVCRGTEPNQWNDIRADANAWTIASEVGRVHSGFYTEVNDLWPKLENKIKENQLPLWFAGHSLGGAMAGICAVRCKLAPIPSDPKAIFTYGAPRIGDRKYASFLKIKHYRWVNNNDVVPRVPPIWLGYHHMGQEIYLNRYGRISSIKSWLRVHDRFRGLLTSLRLWKLDYLSDHSMVEYISHIRALFEQELSGRKLRKPRHVPSQ, from the coding sequence ATGAACGCCCGGTCTTTCCGTTGGTCTCGGATGCAGCCTCGAAAACCCGAAGCGAGCACACCGGCGGAGATGGTCTTGACCCTCAAGCTTGACAAGCCCATTTCCGATTTGACATGGATCCAAAAGTCGCTGTTGTTTGCCGAACTTTCGAGGCTATCCTACGCATCCCCTGAGGCTGTCGCGAAGATCGCCTACCACGCAGGGTTCGATCGCTGCGATGATGTGGAGCACGATGGCGCAGAAGGCTACGTGCTGGGCAATCGGCATGATTGCATCATTGTGTGCAGGGGAACCGAACCTAACCAATGGAACGACATCCGCGCTGATGCCAATGCCTGGACCATCGCGTCGGAAGTAGGTCGAGTGCACAGCGGATTCTATACGGAGGTAAACGATCTTTGGCCAAAGTTAGAGAATAAGATCAAGGAGAATCAGCTCCCTCTCTGGTTTGCCGGCCATTCTCTGGGTGGAGCTATGGCAGGCATCTGCGCCGTGCGCTGCAAGCTGGCGCCTATACCATCCGATCCCAAAGCTATCTTTACTTACGGTGCACCACGCATCGGAGATCGCAAATACGCTTCATTTCTCAAGATCAAACATTACCGGTGGGTGAATAACAACGATGTTGTTCCCCGGGTTCCACCCATTTGGCTTGGCTACCATCACATGGGGCAGGAAATCTATCTCAACAGGTATGGCCGAATCAGCTCGATCAAATCCTGGCTTCGAGTCCACGACCGCTTCCGCGGACTTCTTACATCCCTGCGGCTATGGAAACTCGACTACTTAAGCGACCATTCCATGGTGGAGTATATTTCCCATATTCGAGCTCTATTCGAGCAAGAATTATCGGGAAGAAAATTGCGAAAGCCTCGTCACGTCCCGTCGCAATAA